One Janthinobacterium sp. TB1-E2 genomic region harbors:
- the rfbH gene encoding lipopolysaccharide biosynthesis protein RfbH, whose translation MSEQLTQQQIREQIAALVAQYGALASVPKPFEPGVTVIPPAGKVVGAPEMGLMVEASLDAWLTTGRFNDEFEQRLAKFIGVEFLITVNSGSSANLVAFSALTSPKLGARAIQPGDEVIGVAAGFPTTVNPILQFGAVPVFVDVELGTYNIDASKIEAAITDKTKAIMLAHTLGNPFNLEVIVALCKKYNLWLVEDCCDALGATYNGQMCGTFGDIGTMSFYPAHHITMGEGGAVFTNNPELKAIAESFRDWGRDCYCAPGKDNTCGQRFCCKLGTLPDGYDHKYTYSHLGYNLKITDMQAACGLAQMDRAAGFVQARKDNFHYMKNGLQSCAEFLILPEATPNSDPSWFGFPITLRPEANVDRVSLLTFLDQNKIGTRLLFAGNLTRQPYMIGRNYRVSGELTNTDRIMHDTLWIGVFPGLTKEMMDFSISKIEEFFGVNF comes from the coding sequence ATGAGCGAACAACTGACCCAACAACAAATCCGCGAACAGATCGCTGCCCTGGTAGCGCAATACGGCGCACTGGCCAGCGTACCGAAACCATTCGAACCGGGCGTGACGGTGATTCCACCGGCCGGCAAAGTAGTCGGTGCGCCTGAAATGGGCCTGATGGTCGAAGCCTCGCTCGACGCCTGGCTAACCACCGGACGTTTCAATGACGAATTCGAACAGCGCCTGGCCAAGTTCATCGGCGTCGAATTCCTGATCACCGTCAATTCTGGCTCATCGGCCAACCTGGTGGCCTTCTCGGCGCTGACCTCGCCAAAACTGGGCGCGCGTGCCATTCAGCCAGGTGACGAAGTCATCGGTGTGGCGGCGGGCTTCCCGACCACCGTCAACCCGATCTTGCAGTTTGGCGCCGTGCCCGTCTTCGTCGACGTCGAGCTGGGCACCTATAACATCGATGCCTCGAAAATTGAAGCGGCCATCACGGACAAGACCAAGGCTATCATGCTGGCCCATACCCTGGGCAATCCGTTCAATCTGGAAGTCATCGTCGCGCTGTGCAAGAAATACAATCTGTGGCTGGTGGAAGATTGCTGCGACGCCCTGGGCGCCACCTACAACGGCCAGATGTGCGGCACCTTTGGCGATATCGGCACCATGAGTTTCTACCCTGCGCACCACATCACCATGGGCGAAGGCGGCGCGGTGTTTACCAACAATCCGGAACTGAAAGCGATTGCCGAATCGTTCCGCGACTGGGGCCGCGACTGCTATTGTGCGCCGGGCAAGGACAATACCTGCGGCCAGCGTTTCTGCTGCAAGCTCGGTACCCTGCCAGACGGCTACGACCACAAGTACACCTACAGCCACCTCGGTTACAACTTAAAAATCACGGACATGCAGGCCGCTTGTGGCCTGGCACAGATGGACCGCGCGGCCGGCTTCGTGCAGGCGCGCAAGGACAATTTCCACTACATGAAAAACGGCCTGCAAAGCTGTGCGGAATTCCTGATCTTACCGGAAGCGACGCCGAACTCGGACCCATCGTGGTTCGGTTTCCCCATCACCCTCCGTCCGGAAGCAAACGTCGACCGTGTCAGCCTGCTGACATTCCTGGACCAAAACAAGATCGGTACGCGTTTGTTGTTTGCCGGCAACTTGACGCGCCAACCGTACATGATCGGGCGTAACTACCGCGTCTCGGGCGAGCTGACGAATACCGACCGTATCATGCATGACACGTTGTGGATTGGCGTCTTCCCTGGCCTGACCAAGGAAATGATGGACTTCTCGATCAGCAAGATTGAAGAATTCTTTGGTGTGAATTTCTAA
- the rfbG gene encoding CDP-glucose 4,6-dehydratase has translation MNPAFWQGKRVFLTGHTGFKGGWLSLWLQQLGADVTGYALEAPTTPSLFEVANVAHGMQSIIGDVRDGEAVKRAMAIARPDIVIHMAAQPLVRYSYVNPVETYATNVMGVVNVLEAVRATPGVRAVVNVTSDKCYENREWPWGYRENEAMGGYDPYSNSKGCAELVTAGYRSSFFHADKYAEHGIALGSGRAGNVIGGGDWALDRLIPDMLRAIGAGEPVMIRNPHAIRPWQHVLEPLSGYLTLAEKLYTEGPVHAEGWNFGPHDTDAKPVEWIIERMTQEWGAGASWSLDGQDHPHEATYLKLDCSKARGQLGWHPRWDIGQTIANIVEWHKACDQGADMRAMTLAQITTYQNT, from the coding sequence ATGAATCCCGCATTCTGGCAAGGGAAGCGCGTTTTCCTCACCGGCCATACCGGCTTCAAGGGTGGCTGGCTGAGCCTGTGGCTGCAACAGCTTGGCGCCGACGTGACCGGTTACGCGCTGGAAGCGCCCACCACGCCCAGCCTGTTTGAGGTCGCCAATGTCGCGCACGGCATGCAATCGATCATCGGCGACGTGCGCGATGGTGAAGCCGTCAAGCGCGCCATGGCGATCGCGCGCCCGGACATCGTGATTCACATGGCGGCACAGCCACTGGTGCGCTACTCGTACGTGAACCCGGTGGAAACGTATGCCACCAACGTCATGGGCGTGGTGAATGTGCTTGAAGCCGTGCGCGCCACGCCTGGCGTGCGCGCGGTGGTCAATGTCACCAGCGACAAGTGTTACGAAAACCGCGAGTGGCCCTGGGGCTACCGTGAAAACGAAGCGATGGGCGGCTACGATCCCTACAGCAACAGCAAGGGCTGCGCCGAACTCGTCACGGCTGGCTATCGCAGTTCCTTCTTCCATGCGGACAAATACGCCGAGCACGGCATTGCCCTGGGCAGCGGCCGCGCCGGCAACGTCATCGGTGGTGGCGACTGGGCGCTGGATCGATTGATTCCCGACATGCTGCGCGCCATTGGCGCCGGCGAGCCGGTGATGATCCGCAATCCTCACGCCATCCGTCCGTGGCAACACGTGCTCGAGCCGCTGAGCGGTTATCTGACGCTGGCGGAAAAACTGTACACGGAAGGCCCCGTGCATGCCGAGGGCTGGAACTTCGGCCCGCACGATACCGATGCCAAGCCCGTCGAATGGATCATCGAGCGCATGACGCAGGAGTGGGGCGCCGGCGCCTCCTGGTCGCTCGATGGCCAGGACCATCCACACGAAGCTACCTATCTGAAGCTCGATTGTTCCAAGGCGCGCGGCCAGCTGGGCTGGCATCCGCGTTGGGATATCGGCCAGACCATCGCCAACATCGTCGAATGGCATAAAGCCTGCGACCAGGGCGCCGACATGCGTGCAATGACGCTGGCGCAAATCACGACTTATCAAAATACTTAA
- the rfbF gene encoding glucose-1-phosphate cytidylyltransferase: protein MKAVILAGGLGTRISEETSTKPKPMVEIGGKPILWHIMKSYSSHGINDFVICCGYKGYVIKEYFANYFLHTSDVTFDMENNQMEVHARNAEPWKVTLVDTGDETMTGGRLKRVQPYLEGEEAFCFTYGDGVSDVNITESIAFHKAHGKLATLTATQPPGRFGALNLDGNKINSFQEKPQGDGAWINGGYFVLSPQVIDYIAEDSTVWEKQPLERLAQEGQLDAYFHHGFWQPMDTLRDKVHLEELWQSGKAPWKAV, encoded by the coding sequence ATGAAGGCTGTAATTCTGGCTGGTGGACTGGGAACCCGTATTAGTGAGGAGACTTCTACAAAACCAAAACCAATGGTGGAAATCGGTGGCAAGCCAATTTTGTGGCACATCATGAAAAGTTATTCAAGCCACGGCATCAACGATTTTGTGATTTGCTGCGGCTACAAAGGCTATGTCATCAAGGAATATTTCGCCAATTATTTCCTGCACACGTCGGACGTGACGTTCGATATGGAGAATAATCAGATGGAAGTGCATGCGCGCAACGCTGAGCCCTGGAAGGTTACGCTGGTCGATACCGGCGACGAAACCATGACCGGCGGGCGCCTGAAGCGCGTTCAGCCCTACCTGGAAGGCGAAGAGGCGTTCTGCTTCACCTACGGCGATGGCGTGAGCGATGTTAATATTACCGAATCGATCGCCTTCCACAAAGCGCACGGCAAACTCGCCACCTTGACCGCGACCCAGCCGCCAGGCCGTTTTGGCGCGCTGAATCTGGATGGCAACAAGATCAACAGTTTCCAGGAAAAACCACAGGGCGATGGCGCCTGGATCAACGGCGGCTATTTCGTGCTGTCGCCGCAAGTCATCGACTATATTGCCGAGGACAGCACCGTGTGGGAAAAGCAGCCATTGGAGCGCCTCGCCCAAGAAGGCCAGCTCGATGCCTACTTCCATCACGGATTCTGGCAACCGATGGATACCTTGCGCGACAAGGTGCATCTGGAAGAGCTGTGGCAATCGGGCAAGGCGCCCTGGAAGGCGGTTTGA
- a CDS encoding GumC family protein: MSEEMKNKEQHSSVSNNGMDFLDILTMLARQKKILFMMPLVVGSFAIAVAFLTKPTFSSTAVILPPQQQSSGIAAMLGQLGGLAGAAGSISGLKNPNDLYVAMLNSRTIADNLISHFDLRKRFSVKTSDDARKKLDELVSVSSEKSGIISVQVVDRDPKFAAELANAFVGELSSLTKNLAVTDAGQRRIFFEKQLIAAKDSLADAEVGLRNTQEKTGMLQLDGQVQGIIGNVAQLEGTIAAKEVQLNAMRSFATNNNPDLQRLQGEIQGYKTQLEKLKFGKVNSDGDLMVPTGNIPKIGVEYVRSLRNVKYQEAMFELLSKQYELAKIEEAKDSSVIQILDVAVPAEKEVKPKKLMIILLGFIFGGFLGLAFAYVRGAYLCSMRNDNNKYRWDIFKNSWKRQDV, translated from the coding sequence ATGTCTGAGGAAATGAAAAATAAAGAGCAGCACTCGTCGGTAAGTAATAACGGAATGGATTTCCTTGATATCTTGACGATGCTTGCTCGGCAGAAGAAAATTTTGTTCATGATGCCGCTTGTCGTCGGAAGTTTCGCAATTGCTGTCGCATTTCTTACTAAGCCAACTTTTTCATCCACAGCAGTTATTTTGCCGCCTCAGCAGCAAAGCTCCGGGATCGCGGCAATGTTGGGGCAACTTGGCGGCTTGGCCGGAGCGGCAGGTAGTATTAGTGGATTGAAAAATCCCAATGATTTGTACGTTGCAATGTTGAATAGTCGAACCATTGCGGATAATTTAATTTCTCATTTTGATCTAAGAAAGCGTTTTTCTGTAAAGACATCAGATGATGCCAGAAAAAAGCTAGATGAGTTGGTCAGTGTCAGCAGTGAAAAATCCGGGATTATTTCTGTACAGGTTGTAGACCGTGATCCGAAATTTGCTGCCGAACTAGCTAACGCCTTTGTAGGAGAATTGTCTTCACTCACAAAAAATTTAGCAGTTACAGATGCTGGGCAACGTCGTATTTTTTTTGAAAAACAGTTAATAGCTGCCAAGGATTCATTGGCGGATGCTGAGGTTGGACTGCGCAATACTCAAGAGAAAACAGGAATGTTGCAACTAGATGGTCAAGTGCAAGGCATCATCGGTAACGTTGCACAGTTAGAAGGAACGATTGCGGCCAAGGAAGTGCAATTGAATGCAATGCGTAGTTTTGCAACAAATAATAATCCTGATCTGCAGCGCCTGCAGGGAGAGATACAGGGATATAAAACGCAACTTGAAAAATTAAAATTTGGAAAAGTGAATAGCGATGGTGATTTAATGGTGCCAACAGGGAATATCCCTAAAATTGGCGTCGAATATGTACGTAGTTTGCGTAATGTCAAATATCAGGAAGCAATGTTTGAGTTGCTTTCAAAGCAATATGAATTGGCTAAAATTGAAGAGGCAAAAGATTCCTCTGTTATTCAAATCCTTGATGTTGCTGTTCCGGCGGAAAAGGAAGTAAAGCCGAAGAAATTAATGATTATACTTCTGGGTTTTATTTTTGGTGGCTTCCTAGGCTTGGCTTTTGCATATGTGCGCGGTGCTTATTTGTGCTCCATGAGAAATGACAATAATAAATATCGCTGGGATATTTTTAAAAATTCCTGGAAAAGACAAGATGTTTGA
- a CDS encoding SLBB domain-containing protein, protein MARAARPEQIGPVDQSRTERNQRDLAGQVLSAHGAPFTHTTSFIQTKTSMKKQFRTPPPFVKHVIFSAFLLGATSAYAVEQELGATDMPRTDISRAQANEMGGSSLPSIRSGRGEQRQVKSLPANTATKRGAADADTPVGAFEEYVDGVTGKKLSIFGKDLFSDVPSTFAPLDGVQVNQEYAIGTGDELQVRGWGMVDIDVSATVDRSGAIFIPRVGSIKVSGVQYKDLQGYLKKAIGKIYTNFDLTASIAQTRAVQVYVVGHAVRPGTYTLNSMSTLLNALFTSGGPDATGSMRNIQLKRGKDTVSTFDLYDMLVKGDKSRDVTLRDGDVIYIPEVGPLVALTGSVKQPAIFELKGNPTLADVLSWAGGFDSAAETKQIIVEKNIDNQYKTVLELVADKGVSSSQLAGIAVKPTDILRVFAPGAVPVQAQIQNEYVRVAGEAKQSGIFLLKKGETLRELIARVGGANENGYLYATQLNRESVRRAQQLKLNQVADRFERDLESNATQRMSASGDKENAAKTAAEVEQQRRIVQKLRTVKAEGRIVLDLPGVDTQVKNLPDLPLQDGDSILIPRRPGTVDVLGSVFQQNAFVYRPQRTVNDYVQQAGGITATADKSEMYVIRADGTAQSGQGTGWFGGLGGTALNPGDTVVVPEKIERSTFMQSLKDWTAIFYQFGLGAAGLKVLKD, encoded by the coding sequence GTGGCACGCGCAGCGCGACCAGAGCAAATCGGGCCTGTCGATCAATCCCGGACCGAAAGAAATCAGCGTGACCTGGCAGGGCAAGTATTAAGCGCGCATGGCGCTCCCTTTACTCATACAACATCATTCATCCAGACAAAGACCAGCATGAAAAAGCAATTTCGTACTCCCCCGCCTTTCGTGAAACACGTGATTTTCTCGGCTTTCCTGCTTGGGGCCACTTCGGCCTATGCCGTAGAGCAGGAACTTGGCGCGACTGACATGCCTCGCACGGATATTTCCCGTGCACAGGCCAATGAAATGGGCGGCAGCAGCTTGCCCAGCATTCGCAGTGGTCGCGGTGAGCAACGGCAAGTCAAATCTTTGCCCGCCAACACTGCCACCAAACGCGGCGCTGCAGATGCCGACACGCCAGTCGGTGCTTTCGAAGAGTATGTCGATGGCGTGACGGGTAAAAAACTGAGCATCTTTGGCAAGGATCTGTTCAGCGATGTGCCGTCCACCTTTGCGCCGCTCGATGGTGTCCAGGTGAACCAGGAATACGCGATAGGCACGGGCGACGAGTTGCAGGTACGCGGCTGGGGCATGGTTGACATCGATGTCAGCGCCACGGTTGACCGCAGCGGTGCGATTTTCATTCCGCGCGTCGGCTCCATCAAGGTCAGCGGCGTGCAGTACAAGGATTTGCAGGGCTACCTGAAGAAAGCCATTGGCAAGATCTACACCAACTTCGACCTGACAGCGAGCATCGCGCAAACGCGTGCCGTGCAAGTGTATGTGGTTGGCCATGCGGTACGTCCTGGCACATATACCCTGAATTCCATGAGCACCCTGCTCAATGCCTTGTTTACCTCGGGCGGTCCGGACGCCACCGGCAGCATGCGCAATATCCAGCTCAAGCGCGGCAAGGATACCGTCAGCACCTTCGACCTGTATGACATGCTGGTCAAGGGCGACAAGAGCCGCGACGTCACCTTGCGTGACGGCGACGTGATCTATATTCCTGAAGTTGGCCCGCTGGTGGCTTTGACGGGAAGCGTGAAGCAACCGGCCATTTTCGAGTTGAAAGGCAATCCGACACTGGCCGATGTACTGAGCTGGGCCGGTGGTTTTGATTCGGCAGCAGAAACCAAGCAAATCATCGTCGAAAAGAATATCGACAATCAATATAAGACCGTGCTGGAACTGGTGGCTGACAAAGGTGTCTCCAGCAGCCAGTTGGCCGGGATTGCCGTCAAGCCGACCGATATCCTGCGCGTGTTTGCACCAGGCGCCGTACCCGTCCAGGCACAAATCCAGAATGAATACGTGCGCGTGGCTGGCGAAGCAAAGCAAAGCGGCATTTTCCTGTTGAAAAAAGGCGAAACCTTGCGTGAGCTGATCGCTCGTGTCGGCGGCGCCAATGAAAATGGTTACCTGTACGCAACCCAATTGAATCGCGAATCCGTACGTCGCGCCCAGCAACTTAAATTGAACCAAGTGGCCGACCGCTTCGAACGTGACCTGGAATCGAACGCCACCCAGCGCATGTCTGCCTCGGGGGACAAGGAAAATGCAGCGAAGACCGCCGCCGAAGTCGAGCAGCAGCGTCGCATTGTGCAAAAGCTGCGTACCGTCAAGGCGGAAGGACGCATCGTCCTCGATCTGCCAGGTGTCGACACGCAAGTGAAAAACCTGCCTGACCTGCCCCTGCAGGACGGCGACTCGATCCTGATCCCGCGCCGTCCGGGCACCGTGGATGTGCTGGGTTCCGTCTTCCAGCAAAACGCGTTTGTGTATCGTCCACAGCGCACGGTCAACGACTATGTGCAGCAAGCTGGGGGTATTACGGCCACGGCGGATAAATCGGAGATGTACGTGATTCGTGCCGATGGAACGGCGCAGAGCGGCCAAGGCACTGGCTGGTTCGGCGGACTCGGCGGCACAGCATTGAATCCTGGCGATACCGTGGTGGTGCCGGAGAAAATTGAACGTAGTACATTCATGCAGAGTTTGAAGGACTGGACGGCCATCTTTTATCAGTTTGGCTTGGGTGCAGCCGGTTTGAAGGTGTTGAAGGATTAA
- a CDS encoding YjbH domain-containing protein, giving the protein MPSAVVETDGTFSVGYSYDSPYGQLWATANILPFLQMTGRYVSITGIPGFTNVPGEYGSGYGRYKDKVVDGKLRLWSETEWMPSVAVGMTDLFGTELVKGQYVVATKTFGASKNIEASLGYAHKRPDGVFAGARWTPAALPRWSVVAEYDTTNYLRDFRASETNAGKRRKGASVGLEYRWGWLALQAARSRDQFSVNAFISIPFGEREFIPKVYEPPYFVDDKNPPPLPSKEEWHRDPVYGADLVNALVKQDYKNIRVEQEGNVLSLSLTNSRISNMGRAVGRAARTAVAFTPKGVTTLRITYTKLDQPIATYEFFDLPKLNDYLAGKIDRKAFLDVVLLRYPEKSDVIRDDQQGWLQEFLDKPAPAVAAAPAPAPVPAPAIAAAPAPATTPAPAVSALAPVKAANVLKDDGKLAVGVGVDGDVVQIKSLDREANRFKIAPKVGFFFNDPSGAFRYSISAVANYDRRLGDGLYLNTAASLQLLETVSGVKQPSNSNLPHVRTDVAEYLRGGRFSLSRVLLNKYDNPAERVYTRMSAGLYEDMFRGVGGQVLYLPKDSRWAADVAVDALQQRGFKGLLDSRDYKTVTAIGSLHYRLPHDITVTARAGRFLAKDTGVRMEFKRRFQSGIEVGAWYTHTNGNDITSPGTPSKPYQDRGIFLSVPLNSMLPMDTQSTAGFAISPWTRDVGQMVASPGDLYDMFERPRADMLSYDGLGNFAERPDEQHLPAVNPPDRPFVSPWPAFRARLQQSASATPSAPEWLKATAVVGGVVVASALADKPVDRFVKKHEDSKVYRNWDKLGKAMPYALVGAAGAAFAFGDERLQNVGLISMQSVAAATGLAVVGKYAIGRARPDEERGAWTSVGSGKSRSDSSFPSGHAAIAFAAVTPFAKEYDAPWLYSVAAVGSAGRVFGRKHWVSDTVAGGILGYAMGSWLWHAQRDQSKSGLSINPGPKEISVTWQGKY; this is encoded by the coding sequence ATGCCCAGCGCCGTGGTGGAAACGGACGGCACCTTCAGCGTCGGCTACAGCTACGACAGCCCGTATGGCCAGTTATGGGCCACGGCGAATATCCTGCCTTTCCTGCAAATGACGGGACGTTATGTGTCGATCACGGGCATTCCCGGTTTTACCAACGTGCCCGGCGAATATGGCAGCGGCTATGGCCGCTACAAGGATAAGGTCGTCGACGGTAAATTGCGCCTGTGGTCGGAAACGGAGTGGATGCCGTCCGTCGCCGTCGGCATGACGGATCTGTTCGGTACCGAGCTGGTCAAGGGGCAATATGTGGTTGCCACCAAGACTTTTGGCGCCAGCAAGAATATCGAAGCGAGTCTCGGCTATGCCCATAAGCGCCCGGACGGCGTGTTTGCCGGCGCGCGCTGGACGCCTGCCGCGCTGCCGCGCTGGTCGGTGGTGGCCGAATACGATACAACGAATTACTTGCGCGACTTCCGCGCCAGCGAAACGAATGCGGGCAAGCGCCGCAAGGGCGCTTCCGTGGGCCTGGAATACCGCTGGGGCTGGCTTGCCTTGCAAGCGGCCCGCAGCCGTGACCAGTTCAGCGTGAACGCCTTTATCAGCATTCCGTTTGGCGAACGCGAGTTCATTCCCAAGGTGTACGAGCCGCCGTATTTCGTGGACGACAAGAATCCGCCACCGCTGCCGAGCAAGGAAGAATGGCACCGCGATCCCGTATATGGCGCCGACCTGGTCAATGCTCTGGTAAAACAGGATTACAAGAATATCCGTGTCGAGCAAGAGGGCAATGTCCTGAGCCTGAGCCTGACCAACAGCCGTATTTCGAACATGGGCCGCGCCGTCGGCCGTGCCGCGCGCACGGCTGTCGCCTTCACGCCGAAGGGCGTAACGACCTTGCGCATCACGTATACCAAGCTGGACCAGCCAATCGCCACCTACGAATTCTTTGATTTGCCAAAACTGAACGACTATTTGGCAGGCAAGATCGACCGCAAGGCCTTCCTCGATGTCGTGCTGTTGCGCTATCCAGAGAAAAGCGATGTCATCCGGGATGACCAGCAAGGCTGGCTGCAGGAGTTCCTCGACAAGCCCGCTCCCGCCGTTGCCGCCGCGCCTGCACCAGCTCCAGTTCCCGCGCCGGCAATTGCCGCGGCTCCCGCGCCTGCCACCACGCCGGCTCCCGCCGTTTCCGCACTGGCTCCCGTCAAGGCTGCCAACGTCCTCAAGGACGATGGCAAGCTGGCCGTCGGTGTCGGCGTCGATGGCGACGTGGTGCAGATCAAGTCGCTGGACCGCGAGGCGAACCGTTTCAAGATCGCTCCCAAGGTTGGCTTCTTCTTCAATGACCCGAGCGGCGCCTTCCGCTATTCGATCTCGGCGGTAGCGAACTACGACCGCCGTCTGGGCGATGGGCTGTATCTGAATACTGCCGCCAGCCTGCAGTTGCTGGAAACGGTATCGGGGGTCAAGCAGCCATCGAACAGCAACTTGCCGCACGTGCGTACCGATGTGGCGGAATATTTGCGCGGCGGGCGTTTCTCGCTGAGCCGCGTGCTGCTGAATAAATACGACAATCCGGCCGAGCGCGTGTATACCCGCATGTCGGCCGGCCTGTATGAAGACATGTTCCGCGGTGTCGGCGGCCAGGTGCTGTACCTGCCGAAGGACAGCCGCTGGGCGGCCGACGTGGCCGTCGATGCCTTGCAACAGCGTGGATTCAAGGGCTTGCTCGATTCGCGCGACTACAAGACGGTGACGGCGATCGGCTCCCTGCATTACCGCTTGCCGCACGACATTACCGTGACGGCGCGCGCCGGCCGCTTCCTGGCCAAGGACACGGGCGTGCGCATGGAGTTCAAGCGCCGCTTCCAGTCCGGCATCGAAGTCGGCGCCTGGTACACGCATACGAACGGCAACGATATCACCAGCCCCGGCACGCCATCGAAGCCATACCAGGACCGTGGCATTTTTCTGTCCGTACCGTTGAACAGCATGTTGCCGATGGATACGCAATCGACGGCCGGCTTTGCCATCTCGCCATGGACGCGCGACGTGGGGCAGATGGTGGCCTCGCCGGGCGACCTGTACGACATGTTCGAGCGCCCGCGCGCCGACATGCTCAGCTACGATGGCCTGGGCAACTTTGCCGAGCGCCCGGACGAACAGCACCTGCCTGCCGTCAATCCGCCGGATCGTCCCTTTGTCAGCCCATGGCCGGCTTTCCGCGCGCGCCTGCAGCAATCCGCATCTGCTACGCCTAGCGCGCCTGAATGGCTCAAGGCGACGGCGGTGGTCGGCGGCGTGGTGGTGGCCTCCGCACTGGCCGACAAACCTGTCGACCGTTTCGTCAAGAAACATGAAGATTCCAAGGTCTACCGCAACTGGGACAAGCTGGGCAAGGCCATGCCGTATGCGCTGGTGGGCGCGGCTGGGGCGGCGTTTGCGTTTGGCGATGAGCGCTTGCAGAATGTCGGGCTCATTTCAATGCAGTCGGTGGCGGCCGCTACCGGTCTGGCAGTAGTGGGAAAATATGCGATTGGCCGTGCTCGTCCTGATGAGGAGCGGGGTGCGTGGACCAGTGTGGGCAGCGGGAAATCCCGGTCGGACTCATCGTTTCCGTCGGGACATGCGGCTATAGCATTTGCCGCCGTGACGCCATTTGCCAAGGAGTACGATGCGCCATGGCTGTACAGCGTGGCCGCCGTGGGTTCCGCCGGCCGCGTGTTTGGCCGCAAGCATTGGGTGTCCGACACGGTCGCCGGCGGCATTCTCGGTTACGCCATGGGTAGCTGGCTGTGGCACGCGCAGCGCGACCAGAGCAAATCGGGCCTGTCGATCAATCCCGGACCGAAAGAAATCAGCGTGACCTGGCAGGGCAAGTATTAA
- a CDS encoding DUF4197 domain-containing protein, whose amino-acid sequence MRLNPFPGRPAAMLFALALLSSGAGAAGPLDALSNQDASNGLKAALEAGSAAAVSKLGVENGFLNNDKVKIKLPGILEQAKPLLKMTGRGQQLDDLVVSMNRAAESAVPMAKPLLLDAVKSMSVSDAKNILSGGDTSVTDFFRQKTSAPLAVKFLPIVKSVTDRSGLASKYNSTMSQIGKTGLVPQQQSTVEGYVTDRALDGLYLMIGEEEKAIRSNPLAYGSKIIGKVFGSLK is encoded by the coding sequence ATGCGCCTGAACCCTTTCCCTGGCCGTCCGGCCGCCATGCTGTTTGCGCTGGCGCTGCTGTCGTCCGGCGCAGGTGCCGCCGGCCCTCTCGATGCCCTCAGCAACCAGGATGCCAGCAATGGCTTGAAAGCGGCGCTGGAAGCCGGTTCCGCCGCCGCCGTATCGAAACTGGGTGTCGAGAATGGTTTCCTGAACAACGACAAGGTCAAAATCAAGCTGCCCGGCATCCTCGAGCAAGCCAAGCCCTTGCTGAAAATGACGGGCCGCGGCCAGCAGCTGGACGATCTGGTGGTGTCGATGAACCGTGCCGCCGAGTCGGCCGTGCCCATGGCCAAGCCCTTGCTGCTCGACGCGGTCAAGTCGATGAGCGTGAGCGATGCGAAAAATATCCTGTCCGGTGGCGATACTTCCGTCACGGATTTCTTCCGCCAGAAAACATCCGCTCCCCTGGCCGTCAAATTCCTGCCCATCGTGAAATCCGTCACCGACCGTTCCGGCCTGGCCAGCAAATACAACAGCACCATGAGCCAGATCGGCAAGACGGGCCTGGTGCCGCAGCAGCAATCGACGGTGGAAGGCTACGTCACGGATCGCGCGCTTGACGGCCTGTACCTGATGATCGGCGAGGAAGAAAAAGCCATCCGCAGCAATCCGCTCGCATATGGCAGCAAGATAATCGGCAAAGTATTTGGCAGTTTGAAGTGA